AAAAGTTGATCAATACGTTTGGATAACTGTTCTTTGGTCTTGGAGAGTCCTTCGGAAAGTTTTAAGAACAGCCTGTTTCGTTCATCTTCTTCATCTTCCAAATCCAGGGCCAGGGCCAATCTATACTGCAATTCAGAACGAAATTCAGAAATCAATTCATAATCCATTTCGTCCAACCAGTGGGCGAACTTGGATACGAAGTTTTCTGCTTCTTCCCTGGGGACTTCCAAGTTTTCAAAGAGAAAATGAAGCCTGGCCCAGAGTTCATCTCCTTTCTTTTCTACGCCTTGAAGTAGGTGGTCCAGCCAGATACTGAGCTTTGGTTCGGCATTTTCCAGGGCCTTACGTACATTTTTTTGCCAATCAGTATCAGCAATGACTTGTTTTTCTTCAGCTTGCACCGGCTCCTGTTCAGGAACAACCTTTTCCTCTTCAATCTTAGGTGCAGATATTTTTTCTTCTTCAACGGACGGTTCGGTTTTTTCAGGAGCTGGCTCCTCTTTTCTGTTCCACAATTTTTTTATTTTACTAAAAAAACCCATTTTTAGACTCCTTTATTTAATTTCTGAGCTATGAGCTTAATGGATAAGCCTGTTGTTTCGAGTAGCAGCATAAATCGTTTATAAAACTTTGCGAGTCTTTTGTCATGTTTCTATGTCTTCAAAATTTTTGTTTTTGCCCACAGCTCACAACTCTTAATTTCTTTTTTTTAAGGCTGTAAATCCAGCAGATACTTATCCCATATTATTTTTCCTCTGGTCTTTTTATATTTGCGGAGCAAAACATATAGGGCACCTGTTCCGCCATGTTTGGGCAAAGCAGTACAAAAGGCCAGGACTACTCTTTTTAGTGGTTCTCTGGTTAGCCAGTGTTGAACTTCCTTCTTTAATACTCCCATCCCCAAAGGGGAATTTTTCCCTCGGCCGGGAATCAGTAAAACACATCTTTTATTGTGCACATATTGCTCGCGCATAAAGTATAGTAGGGCTAACTTTGCCTGGTCAGTATTCATGCCGTGCAAATCCAGGTGAGCCTGGATGCTGAATTGACCATTTTTAAGTTTGCGAAATATCCTGGAGTCAAGTCCATGCACGTAACCATGAACGTATTCATCACTAAACTCTATATCAAATTCGATTTCGCCACGTAAAAATTTTTCCAGGGCATCTTGTTCTGCGCTGTCTTTGTTTGGACGAGACTGCAGAAAATTTTTATGCCCAGGAACTTGGCGTCCCTTTTTTTTTAAAGGCTTAACTCCGGCCATGGCACTTAAAAAGAGGGCCTTTTCATCCTCGTCCTGGTCAACAGTTTCTTCCTTAATAGGAACAGGCTTTGGTTGCCTGTCCGGGATTTTTATTTTTTTCAGTTTGTCAAAAGGCTTGTACATAGTAATGTATAGGAAGCAACAAATATTATTTCTCGTCTCGCTTTTTAACTAAATTATGACTAACCGTCTGATGATTTTTACCACTTCATCTGGTTCGTCTACAATATAAAAAAGATCCAGGTCTTTTTCATTAATGTAATTATTTTTGAGCAACTGCTCCTTGAACCACTCAACCAATCCAGCCCAAAATTCCTTGCCGACCATGATAATAGGGAAGGGCTTTATCCTTTTGGTCTGGGTCAGTACCAGAGCTTCGCTGAGTTCATCCAGGGTTCCGAATCCTCCGGGCATAACCACATAAGCCATGGCGTACTTTATGAACATGACTTTTCGTACAAAAAAGTAGCGAAAGTCACATTTCAGGTTGAGATAGTCATTTGGTTTTTGTTCAAAGGGCAGATGAATGTGCAGTCCTACAGAACGTCCACCACCGTCAACCGCTCCCTTGTTCCCGGCTTCCATAAGGCCTGGCCCGCCACCCGTGATCACGGCGTATCCGGCCTGAGCCAGTTTTTGGGCGATATCATAAGTAAGTTGGTATATTTTGTCTTCGGGATGAGCACGGGCAGAACCGAAAATGGATACAGCCGGTCCCAAGTCGTGTAAATCTTCAAAACCATCCACAAATTCGGCCATAATTTTAAACAGGCGCCACGGATCTTTGTAGGATAATTCGTCGATAACAAATTGTCTGCTTAAGGGCATTTTATTCTCCTTAATTTTTTATTGAATGATAGACTTCATTTAACTTGTTGAGTTGATAGCATTTGGATATGTAAGCTGACCGGAACTAACAAAATAAGTTGTATGTCATTTAAGCTTTTTTTGGACAAAGGAGAGCATTTTCTGGGCCTGTTCAAATTGAGGATTTAACTCCAGGGCCTTTTTGCTCATCTGAATCGCCTTTTCCCAGTCTTTATTTTCAAGATAGAGACGGCCTATATTAAAATAAAGATATTCGTCTTTTGGATTAAGTTTGAGGGCTTGGAGGTAGGCCTTCTCCGCTTCAGCAAAGCGTCCCAGTTTGCGCAGAGCCATGCCCAACCGGTTGAAGATGTGCACTGATTGAGGATTATCTTTGTACGCCAACTTCAGGTATTCGATGGCCTTTTTGTACTCCTCAGCATCGATTAAGCTGTCACTAATATCGATTTTGAGTTTAAAATCTTTGTCAAATTCTTTGATCAGTTGTTGAAAAATTCGATCAGCTTGGTCAATTTCCTTTTCTTCAAGGAGTTTTTTGGCCTTTTTTAGAGACTCCTGTTTCTTCCTTTCCAGCTCAGCCAATTGTTTTTGGGCCTCGTTGGCCAAATCTTCCTGGAGCACGTCGATTATTTCTTTGAGTTGCGATAGTAGTTTTTTTTCATTGCCAGGCTTGTATTCCAGTAGAATGGGATATACTTCTCTTAACTGTTGGTTGTTGTTTAAAATATAGACATTTTTTTCTATGAGTTCAGCCAGTTCTTTCTTTTCTCTGGCCATCAGTTTGCAGCGCAGAATTCCAAGTAGCCCTTCATACATAGCTATAACAGCAGCCTGGGTTTTTTTTTGTTTTAACAACGTGCCCACACTGTTTAGCTGATTTCTGCTTTTGGTTAATTCAACTGACATTTTTCCTCTGTTTACTGAAAATTTATGCAGATATAATTTCTATAAACTCGACTTTCGGGGCTGACGAGTAACAACTAGACTATTTTATTGACATAACTAAGTGAAAAGAAGAACCAGAGAGGAAAAGTGTACAAATCAAAAAAGCATTCTCATCCCCGAAAGCAGACTTGCTAACTTATTAATTCTCGAAATCTTGTAAAAAAATAACGGCTATCATGCGGACCTGGAGCAGCTTCAGGGTGATATTGCACTGCTATAATAGGTCTTTTTTTATGTCTAAAACCTTCCAGT
The sequence above is a segment of the Desulfovulcanus ferrireducens genome. Coding sequences within it:
- a CDS encoding Smr/MutS family protein, encoding MYKPFDKLKKIKIPDRQPKPVPIKEETVDQDEDEKALFLSAMAGVKPLKKKGRQVPGHKNFLQSRPNKDSAEQDALEKFLRGEIEFDIEFSDEYVHGYVHGLDSRIFRKLKNGQFSIQAHLDLHGMNTDQAKLALLYFMREQYVHNKRCVLLIPGRGKNSPLGMGVLKKEVQHWLTREPLKRVVLAFCTALPKHGGTGALYVLLRKYKKTRGKIIWDKYLLDLQP
- a CDS encoding tetratricopeptide repeat protein, which gives rise to MSVELTKSRNQLNSVGTLLKQKKTQAAVIAMYEGLLGILRCKLMAREKKELAELIEKNVYILNNNQQLREVYPILLEYKPGNEKKLLSQLKEIIDVLQEDLANEAQKQLAELERKKQESLKKAKKLLEEKEIDQADRIFQQLIKEFDKDFKLKIDISDSLIDAEEYKKAIEYLKLAYKDNPQSVHIFNRLGMALRKLGRFAEAEKAYLQALKLNPKDEYLYFNIGRLYLENKDWEKAIQMSKKALELNPQFEQAQKMLSFVQKKLK
- a CDS encoding TIGR00730 family Rossman fold protein, whose product is MPLSRQFVIDELSYKDPWRLFKIMAEFVDGFEDLHDLGPAVSIFGSARAHPEDKIYQLTYDIAQKLAQAGYAVITGGGPGLMEAGNKGAVDGGGRSVGLHIHLPFEQKPNDYLNLKCDFRYFFVRKVMFIKYAMAYVVMPGGFGTLDELSEALVLTQTKRIKPFPIIMVGKEFWAGLVEWFKEQLLKNNYINEKDLDLFYIVDEPDEVVKIIRRLVII